The following coding sequences are from one Musa acuminata AAA Group cultivar baxijiao chromosome BXJ1-6, Cavendish_Baxijiao_AAA, whole genome shotgun sequence window:
- the LOC135677510 gene encoding protein ETHYLENE-INSENSITIVE 3-like 1a, which yields MQDKKSKQNVGFSERTDNCSPSVLESIVDPSSELEGLLGPPPDNMFDTPLSDGVETDAHEVERLRIRIWHDIIRLKHLNEPHKCKIIQQSSASLLDYSQEQSRRKKLAQNQEKIMNEMRELAEEGLAQGFVYGIVPYKGKPVSGASNNLLKWWKEIVRFRQNGPAAIREYQTDSSTHFVGKENPSEFSVPGSLQELQDTTLGSLLSALMPYCDPPQRRFPLEKGIPPPWWPNMSEEWWREMGMPKDPSPPPYKKPHDLKKAWKVSVLIAIIKHLMPDIEKIQRLIEKSKGLQDKITAKEVDIMNAILKHELNKYFGLQHNAPPPPSMERKSYGETMGDASSISGIVEQPISEAMQEESMNVTQYLAMDVNMFTRRNLPNYELGPQDQPRGSIHQDNLGHIRHSVASASHGNQPLANPYGSYLPMVADNPDLPSGGIEMSHQGTSSSGMNLFQTRLNQDQTLIPEAMEVEIDPLFPSSAQEDAMGTSITRELANLVQSQIFPSDETVLFESIFENDLDIGSASCFSIMDRSSRLPDSFHELDEYDWSKDFGN from the coding sequence ATGCAGGACAAGAAATCTAAACAAAATGTTGGTTTTTCTGAAAGAACCGACAATTGTTCTCCTTCCGTTCTGGAGTCTATCGTGGATCCTTCCAGCGAGTTGGAAGGTCTATTGGGTCCGCCACCTGACAACATGTTCGATACCCCGTTGTCAGATGGGGTAGAGACGGATGCGCATGAAGTTGAGAGGCTCAGAATTCGGATATGGCACGATATCATCCGACTGAAGCACTTGAACGAGCCTCACAAGTGTAAGATAATCCAGCAAAGCAGTGCATCCTTGCTAGATTACTCGCAAGAACAGTCACGGAGGAAGAAGCTGGCCCAGAACCAGGAGAAGATAATGAATGAGATGCGGGAGTTGGCGGAAGAGGGCCTCGCTCAAGGATTCGTCTACGGGATTGTACCCTACAAAGGAAAGCCAGTCAGTGGAGCCTCTAATAACCTTCTTAAATGGTGGAAGGAAATCGTTCGCTTCCGTCAGAACGGTCCCGCTGCAATCAGAGAGTATCAGACGGACAGTTCGACCCACTTCGTTGGCAAGGAGAACCCCTCGGAGTTCTCCGTGCCTGGTTCACTGCAGGAACTGCAGGACACCACCTTGGGTTCGCTTTTATCCGCCTTGATGCCATACTGTGACCCTCCTCAGCGGAGGTTCCCTCTGGAGAAGGGCATTCCACCACCGTGGTGGCCCAACATGTCGGAGGAGTGGTGGCGGGAGATGGGCATGCCCAAGGATCCAAGTCCTCCACCCTACAAGAAGCCGCATGACCTAAAGAAGGCATGGAAAGTAAGTGTCTTGATCGCGATCATCAAGCACTTGATGCCGGATATAGAGAAGATCCAACGGCTCATCGAGAAGTCGAAAGGCCTCCAAGACAAGATTACGGCGAAAGAAGTCGACATAATGAACGCTATTCTTAAGCATGAACTGAACAAATACTTCGGGCTCCAACATAATGCTCCGCCTCCTCCATCGATGGAGAGGAAAAGCTACGGCGAGACTATGGGGGATGCATCCAGTATTTCCGGTATCGTTGAGCAGCCTATCTCGGAGGCCATGCAAGAGGAATCCATGAACGTGACGCAGTACTTAGCCATGGATGTGAACATGTTTACGAGACGGAACCTTCCAAACTATGAACTTGGACCTCAAGATCAACCTCGAGGTAGTATTCACCAAGATAACTTGGGACATATTCGTCATTCTGTAGCTTCAGCTTCTCATGGCAATCAGCCATTGGCAAATCCGTATGGTTCCTATTTGCCTATGGTGGCCGATAACCCTGACCTTCCGAGTGGAGGAATTGAGATGAGCCATCAAGGAACTTCCAGTTCTGGTATGAATCTCTTTCAGACAAGACTAAATCAGGACCAAACTCTTATCCCGGAAGCGATGGAGGTGGAAATAGATCCTCTATTTCCAAGTTCAGCTCAAGAAGATGCGATGGGGACAAGCATCACTAGAGAACTTGCCAACTTAGTGCAATCTCAAATCTTCCCTAGTGATGAGACAGTATTATTTGAATCTATCTTCGAAAATGATCTTGACATCGGTTCCGCTTCTTGCTTCTCAATAATGGACCGATCTAGTCGACTACCAGATTCATTTCATGAACTGGATGAATATGACTGGTCCAAAGATTTCGGGAACTGA